The following are from one region of the Knoellia sp. p5-6-4 genome:
- a CDS encoding polyketide antibiotic transporter: MSPHAGLGTMVRLALRRDRVLIPLWAVILPLVVASSVAATVDLYPDLAGRRTAALAADASPAARFMYGPIHDPSSLGGLATWKMGTMGAVFVAFLAMTLVRRHTRTDEEAGRLELVTAGLLGKRATLTSAVTVSVAAVLVTATLTAIGNTAVGLPLDGSLAFGATWAVVGIFFTAVTALVAQLTQSSRACAGTVSAVIGVSYAMRGVGDVSGGGWGRTLSWLSPIGWPVEVRPYADDRWWVLLIPLALSPLVLAAAFAFQDRRDLGEGIIPTRPGRARSTGLLSTPWGLAWRLQRSMLAGWAAGVVFLGLVLGSIVRNVEDMVTPETRELLEKLGGSGSLVDIFLSVEFSFASLAVSCYAIAAILRLSSEEASGHGEVVLATATARRTWYASHVVIALVGSALLLALMGLAAGVALGVQTGDVPGTVRSLVAAGLVQAPAAWVVAGLAAALFGTARRLGTLAWAALVVFLLLGEFGELFSLPQAVMRLSPFAHSPRAPAEAITTTPVLVLLALALTLVASGAELFRRRDVA; this comes from the coding sequence ATGAGCCCGCATGCCGGGCTGGGCACCATGGTGCGCCTGGCCCTGCGCCGCGACCGGGTCCTCATCCCCCTGTGGGCGGTGATCCTCCCCCTCGTGGTCGCGAGCTCCGTGGCGGCGACCGTCGACCTGTACCCCGACCTCGCGGGTCGGCGCACCGCCGCCCTGGCCGCCGACGCCTCCCCGGCGGCACGCTTCATGTACGGCCCCATCCACGACCCGTCCAGCCTCGGCGGCCTCGCCACCTGGAAGATGGGCACGATGGGGGCGGTCTTCGTGGCCTTCCTCGCCATGACGCTGGTGCGCCGGCACACCCGCACCGATGAGGAGGCCGGCCGCCTCGAGCTCGTCACCGCCGGGCTCCTCGGGAAACGGGCGACGCTGACCTCGGCCGTCACGGTGTCGGTGGCGGCAGTCCTCGTGACCGCCACCCTGACCGCCATCGGCAACACGGCGGTCGGCCTGCCCCTGGACGGCTCCCTCGCCTTCGGTGCGACCTGGGCGGTCGTCGGGATCTTCTTCACCGCGGTCACCGCCCTGGTCGCCCAGCTCACCCAGAGCTCGCGGGCGTGTGCCGGCACCGTCTCGGCCGTCATCGGGGTGTCCTACGCGATGCGCGGGGTGGGGGACGTGTCCGGTGGTGGGTGGGGGCGGACGCTGAGCTGGCTGTCACCGATCGGCTGGCCGGTGGAGGTCCGGCCCTATGCCGACGACCGGTGGTGGGTGCTGCTCATCCCGCTGGCGCTCTCCCCCCTCGTGCTGGCCGCGGCGTTCGCGTTCCAGGACCGCCGGGACCTCGGCGAGGGCATCATCCCGACGCGACCGGGGCGGGCCCGCTCCACCGGACTGCTGTCGACGCCGTGGGGCCTTGCCTGGCGGCTGCAGCGCTCCATGCTGGCGGGGTGGGCTGCCGGTGTGGTCTTCCTCGGCCTGGTCCTCGGCTCGATCGTCCGCAACGTCGAGGACATGGTCACACCCGAGACCCGCGAGCTCCTCGAGAAGCTGGGCGGCTCGGGGTCCCTGGTCGACATCTTCCTCAGCGTGGAGTTCTCCTTCGCCTCGCTGGCCGTCTCCTGCTACGCCATCGCTGCCATCCTGCGCCTCTCGTCCGAGGAGGCGTCCGGCCACGGCGAGGTGGTGCTGGCGACCGCGACCGCGCGCCGCACCTGGTACGCCAGCCACGTGGTGATCGCCCTCGTCGGCTCGGCCCTGCTGCTGGCACTCATGGGCCTGGCAGCGGGCGTCGCCCTGGGCGTGCAGACCGGCGACGTCCCAGGCACCGTGAGGTCGCTCGTCGCCGCGGGCCTGGTGCAGGCACCCGCCGCGTGGGTGGTCGCGGGCCTGGCCGCCGCGCTGTTCGGCACGGCGCGACGGCTCGGGACACTGGCCTGGGCCGCGTTGGTGGTGTTCCTCCTGCTCGGCGAGTTCGGCGAGCTCTTCTCGCTGCCGCAGGCCGTCATGCGCCTGTCACCGTTCGCGCACAGCCCGCGCGCGCCCGCCGAGGCGATCACCACGACCCCCGTGCTGGTCCTGCTGGCGCTGGCGCTGACGCTGGTGGCGTCAGGGGCCGAGCTCTTCCGCAGGCGCGACGTGGCCTGA
- a CDS encoding mannose-1-phosphate guanylyltransferase: MSGAAHVPASLDRFWAVIPAGGAGTRLWPLSRAASPKFLHDLTGAGRSLLQGTWDRLEPLVGDRVVVVTGAAHADAVREQLPALPGDQLMTEPSARDSMAAIGLAAAVLERRDPDAILGSFAADHVIADPDAFRRCVQDAVDVADEGYLVTIGIEPTHPATGFGYIRMGEALGDGPACLVEQFVEKPNSRRAAEYVASGRFRWNAGMFVVRAAVLMDLLAKWHPSLASGLREIAADPSLLEERWAGLEKIAIDHAVAEPAADEGRVAVVPGSFGWDDVGDFHSLATLLPRAAETGEVRVLGDEGLVRALDATGIVVPAGGRHVAVVGLEDIVVVDTPDAVLVTTRQRAQDVKAIVDVLKAEGLDELV; encoded by the coding sequence ATGTCCGGCGCAGCCCACGTCCCCGCCTCCCTCGACCGCTTCTGGGCGGTGATCCCCGCAGGAGGGGCGGGCACCCGCCTGTGGCCGCTCTCGCGCGCGGCGTCCCCGAAGTTCCTGCACGACCTCACCGGCGCCGGCCGCTCGCTGCTGCAGGGCACCTGGGACCGCCTCGAGCCGCTGGTGGGTGACCGGGTCGTGGTCGTGACGGGCGCGGCCCACGCCGACGCCGTGCGAGAGCAGCTGCCCGCGCTGCCCGGGGACCAGCTGATGACCGAGCCGTCGGCGCGCGACTCGATGGCCGCGATCGGCCTGGCGGCGGCGGTGCTCGAGCGGCGCGACCCCGACGCGATCCTCGGCTCCTTCGCGGCCGACCACGTCATCGCCGACCCCGACGCCTTCCGCCGCTGCGTCCAGGACGCCGTCGACGTCGCCGACGAGGGCTACCTCGTGACGATCGGCATCGAGCCGACGCACCCGGCGACCGGGTTCGGCTACATCAGGATGGGCGAGGCGCTGGGCGACGGTCCCGCCTGCCTGGTCGAGCAGTTCGTGGAGAAGCCGAACTCCCGGCGTGCCGCGGAGTACGTCGCCAGCGGCCGCTTCCGCTGGAACGCGGGGATGTTCGTCGTCCGCGCGGCCGTGCTGATGGACCTGCTGGCGAAGTGGCACCCCTCCCTCGCCTCCGGGTTGCGCGAGATCGCGGCCGACCCCAGCCTCCTCGAGGAGCGCTGGGCCGGCCTGGAGAAGATCGCCATCGACCACGCGGTGGCCGAACCCGCCGCCGACGAGGGCAGGGTCGCGGTCGTGCCGGGCTCGTTCGGCTGGGACGACGTCGGCGACTTCCACTCGCTGGCGACGCTGCTGCCGCGGGCGGCCGAGACGGGAGAGGTCCGCGTGCTCGGTGACGAGGGGCTCGTCCGCGCCCTCGACGCCACCGGCATCGTCGTGCCTGCAGGCGGCCGGCACGTGGCTGTGGTCGGGCTCGAGGACATCGTGGTCGTCGACACCCCGGACGCGGTGCTGGTGACCACCCGGCAGCGGGCCCAGGACGTCAAGGCGATCGTCGACGTGCTCAAGGCGGAGGGCCTCGACGAGCTCGTCTGA
- the sdhC gene encoding succinate dehydrogenase, cytochrome b556 subunit, whose product MAQSATGTLYRGREGMWSWVAHRISGVLIFLFLFAHVLDTALVRVSPEAYNDIMETYKNPIVGLGEAGLVAAVIFHALNGLRIVAVDFWSRGPRVQRQMFWAVVIGFVVLFAPFAIRHLSIVFSH is encoded by the coding sequence GTGGCCCAGTCAGCTACCGGGACGCTCTACCGCGGACGCGAGGGCATGTGGTCGTGGGTGGCCCACCGGATCAGCGGTGTGCTCATCTTCCTCTTCCTCTTCGCGCACGTGCTCGACACCGCGCTCGTGCGGGTCTCCCCCGAGGCCTACAACGACATCATGGAGACCTACAAGAACCCGATCGTGGGTCTCGGCGAGGCCGGCCTCGTCGCAGCGGTGATCTTCCACGCGCTCAACGGCCTGCGGATCGTGGCGGTGGACTTCTGGTCCAGGGGCCCGCGCGTCCAGCGCCAGATGTTCTGGGCCGTGGTCATCGGTTTCGTCGTGCTCTTCGCGCCCTTCGCGATCCGGCACCTGAGCATCGTCTTCTCGCACTGA
- a CDS encoding succinate dehydrogenase hydrophobic membrane anchor subunit has translation MTATTSEPTALPAQKSRYARRSKGRGNFELWSWVFMRGSGVLLLFLVFGHLFVNLMLGEGINQIDFAFVAGKWSNPFWQTWDMLMLWLAELHGFNGVRTIINDYAEKNSTRMVLKTLLVLSALVVLVLGTLVIFTFDPCIDPASTLEQCK, from the coding sequence ATGACTGCAACCACGAGCGAGCCCACCGCCCTCCCCGCGCAGAAGTCGCGCTACGCCCGACGGTCCAAGGGCCGCGGCAACTTCGAGCTCTGGTCCTGGGTGTTCATGCGCGGGTCCGGCGTCCTGCTGCTGTTCCTCGTCTTCGGCCACCTGTTCGTCAACCTGATGCTGGGCGAGGGCATCAACCAGATCGACTTCGCCTTCGTCGCCGGCAAGTGGTCCAACCCGTTCTGGCAGACCTGGGACATGCTGATGCTCTGGCTCGCCGAGCTGCACGGCTTCAACGGCGTCCGGACGATCATCAACGACTACGCGGAGAAGAACAGCACCCGCATGGTGCTCAAGACGCTGCTCGTGCTGAGCGCCCTGGTCGTGCTCGTGCTCGGCACCCTGGTGATCTTCACCTTCGACCCGTGCATCGACCCCGCCTCCACCCTCGAGCAGTGCAAGTAA
- the sdhA gene encoding succinate dehydrogenase flavoprotein subunit has translation MQTHKYDVVIVGAGGAGMRAALESSKRTRTAVLTKLYPTRSHTGAAQGGMCAALANVEEDNWEWHTFDTVKGGDYLVDQDAAEIMCREAIDAVIDLEKMGLPFNRTPEGRIDQRRFGGHTRNHGEAAVRRSCFAADRTGHMILQTLYQNCIKQGVEFYNEFYVLDLLMSEGPDGVQRTAGVVAYELATGEIHVFQAKSVVFATGGTGKVFKTTSNAHTLTGDGMGVVFRRGIPLEDMEFFQFHPTGLASLGILLSEAARGEGGILRNADGERFMERYAPTIKDLAPRDIVARSMANEVREGRGAGPNKDYVLLDLTHLEPAHIDAKLPDITEFARTYLGVEPYTEPVPVYPTAHYAMGGVPTNVETEVLRNNTDVVPGLYAAGEVACVSVHGSNRLGTNSLLDINVFGRRAGIAAADYAVGADWVDLPEQADALVVGMVESIRGRATGERVADLRRELQETMDRNVQVFRTEASMKEALGVIDELKERYANVVVQDKGRRYNTDLLEAIELGFLIELAEVITLGALARKESRGGHFREDYEARDDVNFMRHTMAYRAPVTDVESGPRFADEVRLDYKPVTVTRYQPMERKY, from the coding sequence ATGCAGACGCACAAGTACGACGTCGTCATCGTGGGCGCCGGCGGCGCCGGCATGCGCGCCGCGCTGGAGTCCTCCAAGCGCACCCGCACCGCGGTGCTCACCAAGCTCTACCCCACCCGGTCCCACACCGGCGCGGCCCAGGGCGGCATGTGCGCCGCCCTCGCCAACGTCGAGGAGGACAACTGGGAGTGGCACACCTTCGACACCGTCAAGGGCGGCGACTACCTCGTCGACCAGGACGCTGCCGAGATCATGTGCCGCGAGGCGATCGACGCGGTCATCGACCTCGAGAAGATGGGCCTGCCGTTCAACCGCACCCCCGAGGGCAGGATCGACCAGCGCCGCTTCGGCGGGCACACCCGCAACCACGGCGAGGCAGCGGTGCGCCGCTCGTGCTTCGCCGCGGACCGCACCGGCCACATGATCCTGCAGACGCTCTACCAGAACTGCATCAAGCAGGGCGTGGAGTTCTACAACGAGTTCTACGTGCTCGACCTGCTCATGAGCGAGGGCCCGGACGGCGTGCAGCGCACCGCGGGCGTCGTCGCCTACGAGCTGGCGACCGGCGAGATCCACGTCTTCCAGGCCAAGTCCGTCGTGTTCGCCACCGGCGGCACGGGCAAGGTCTTCAAGACCACCTCCAACGCGCACACCCTCACCGGTGACGGCATGGGCGTGGTGTTCCGTCGCGGCATCCCGCTCGAGGACATGGAGTTCTTCCAGTTCCACCCGACCGGCCTGGCCAGCCTGGGCATCCTCCTGTCGGAGGCCGCCCGCGGCGAGGGCGGCATCCTGCGCAACGCCGACGGCGAACGCTTCATGGAGCGCTACGCCCCCACCATCAAGGACCTCGCGCCGCGCGACATCGTCGCCCGCTCGATGGCCAACGAGGTGCGCGAGGGCCGCGGCGCCGGGCCGAACAAGGACTACGTCCTGCTCGACCTGACCCACCTCGAGCCGGCCCACATCGACGCCAAGCTGCCGGACATCACCGAGTTCGCCCGCACCTATCTCGGTGTCGAGCCCTACACGGAGCCGGTGCCGGTCTACCCGACGGCGCACTACGCCATGGGCGGCGTGCCGACCAACGTCGAGACCGAGGTGCTGCGCAACAACACCGACGTCGTCCCCGGCCTGTATGCCGCCGGCGAGGTCGCCTGCGTGTCCGTGCACGGCTCGAACCGCCTGGGCACCAACAGCCTGCTCGACATCAACGTCTTCGGCCGCCGTGCCGGCATTGCCGCCGCGGACTACGCGGTGGGCGCGGACTGGGTCGACCTGCCCGAGCAGGCCGACGCCCTGGTCGTGGGCATGGTGGAGTCGATCCGCGGCCGGGCCACCGGAGAGCGGGTCGCCGACCTGCGTCGCGAGCTGCAGGAGACCATGGACCGCAACGTCCAGGTGTTCCGCACCGAGGCCTCGATGAAGGAGGCGCTCGGCGTCATCGACGAGCTCAAGGAGCGGTACGCCAACGTCGTGGTCCAGGACAAGGGCCGGCGCTACAACACCGACCTCCTCGAGGCCATCGAGCTCGGCTTCCTGATCGAGCTGGCCGAGGTCATCACGCTCGGCGCCCTGGCCCGCAAGGAGTCCCGTGGCGGCCACTTCCGCGAGGACTATGAGGCGCGCGACGACGTGAACTTCATGCGCCACACGATGGCCTACCGAGCCCCTGTCACCGACGTCGAGTCCGGTCCGCGGTTCGCAGACGAGGTCCGCCTCGACTACAAGCCGGTGACCGTGACCCGCTACCAGCCGATGGAGCGCAAGTACTGA
- a CDS encoding succinate dehydrogenase iron-sulfur subunit, translating into MTATVEEKTEAKAGAVPSFTVTLRIERYDPEVDSAPHFENYTVTAHATDRVLDALHQIKWDQDGSLSFRRSCAHGICGSDAMRINGRNRLACKTLIKDVNPDKPITVEPIKGLPVEKDLIVDMEPFFQAYRDVMPFLITTGNEPTRERIQSQEDRERFDDTTKCILCAACTTSCPVFWNDGQYFGPQAIVGAHRFIFDSRDEGAAQRLEILNDKEGVWRCRTTFNCTEACPRGIEVTKAIQEVKRALLTNKF; encoded by the coding sequence ATGACCGCCACTGTGGAAGAGAAGACCGAGGCGAAGGCGGGGGCCGTCCCGAGCTTCACCGTGACGCTCCGCATCGAGCGCTACGACCCCGAGGTCGACAGCGCCCCGCACTTCGAGAACTACACGGTCACCGCACACGCCACCGACCGCGTGCTCGACGCACTGCACCAGATCAAGTGGGACCAGGACGGCTCGCTCAGCTTCCGCCGCTCCTGCGCGCACGGCATCTGCGGCAGCGACGCCATGCGGATCAACGGCAGGAACCGGCTCGCCTGCAAGACGCTCATCAAGGACGTCAACCCGGACAAGCCGATCACCGTCGAGCCGATCAAGGGCCTTCCCGTCGAGAAGGACCTCATCGTCGACATGGAGCCGTTCTTCCAGGCCTACCGCGACGTGATGCCGTTCCTCATCACCACCGGCAACGAGCCCACCCGCGAGCGGATCCAGAGCCAGGAGGACCGCGAGCGCTTCGACGACACCACCAAGTGCATCCTGTGCGCCGCGTGCACCACCAGCTGCCCGGTCTTCTGGAACGACGGCCAGTACTTCGGCCCGCAGGCCATCGTCGGCGCGCACCGCTTCATCTTCGACAGCCGCGACGAGGGCGCCGCCCAGCGCCTCGAGATCCTCAACGACAAGGAGGGCGTGTGGCGCTGCCGCACCACCTTCAACTGCACCGAGGCCTGCCCTCGCGGCATCGAGGTCACGAAGGCGATCCAAGAGGTCAAGCGCGCCCTGCTGACCAACAAGTTCTAG
- a CDS encoding 2'-5' RNA ligase family protein, translated as MPTIGVSIAIPPPHGDLLQAKRASFGDPLADSIPTHVTLLGPTVVANRDMPAAVEHLEAVSAISRPFPMVLRGTGTFRPISPVVFVQVSGGLAECEVLERAVRQGPLERHLEFYYHPHVTVAHHVSEENLDRAFTELADFEATFEVEAFHLYEHGADQVWRPVQSFPLRGR; from the coding sequence GTGCCCACGATCGGCGTCAGCATCGCGATCCCCCCGCCGCACGGGGACCTCCTCCAGGCCAAGCGTGCCTCGTTCGGCGACCCGCTCGCGGACTCGATCCCGACCCACGTGACGCTCCTGGGGCCCACCGTCGTGGCCAACAGGGACATGCCCGCGGCCGTCGAGCACCTCGAGGCAGTCAGCGCCATCAGCAGGCCCTTTCCCATGGTGCTGAGGGGCACGGGAACCTTCCGCCCCATCTCGCCGGTCGTGTTCGTCCAGGTCTCCGGCGGGCTCGCCGAGTGCGAGGTGCTCGAGCGTGCGGTGCGGCAGGGCCCGCTGGAGCGGCACCTCGAGTTCTACTACCACCCCCACGTCACGGTGGCGCACCACGTCAGCGAGGAGAACCTCGACCGCGCGTTCACCGAGCTCGCCGACTTCGAGGCGACCTTCGAGGTCGAGGCCTTCCACCTCTACGAGCACGGTGCAGACCAGGTCTGGCGCCCCGTCCAGTCCTTCCCCCTCAGGGGACGGTGA
- the trpS gene encoding tryptophan--tRNA ligase, with protein MAGMSAPTSPARLPRILSGMQPTSDSLHLGNYIGALVNWVGLQEGFDAYYFVADLHALTVPTEPEVLRHRTRVTAAQFIAGGVDPKRSAVFCQSHITEHAELGWVMNCLTGFGEAARMTQFKDKIAKGQNANVGLFAYPMLMAADILMYDADRVPVGEDQRQHLEITRDLAERFNTRFGETLVVPEPHILRESAKIMDLQDPTSKMSKTGSTDRGVIWMMDEPSRTAKKIRSAVTDTEAEVRYDVEAKPGVSNLLVIHSVLSGTSIPDLERRFEGHGYGDLKKEVAEVAVEAITPFRTRMTELLDDPAELDRAVADGADRAREVARATMDRVRDRVGLLPAAR; from the coding sequence ATGGCGGGCATGTCTGCCCCCACCTCGCCCGCCCGGCTGCCCCGAATCCTCTCGGGGATGCAGCCGACCAGTGACTCGCTCCACCTCGGCAACTACATCGGGGCGCTGGTGAACTGGGTCGGACTGCAGGAGGGTTTCGACGCCTACTACTTCGTGGCCGACCTGCACGCCCTCACCGTGCCGACCGAGCCGGAGGTGCTTCGCCACCGCACCCGCGTGACCGCGGCGCAGTTCATCGCCGGCGGCGTCGACCCGAAGCGGTCCGCCGTCTTCTGCCAGAGCCACATCACCGAGCACGCCGAGCTCGGCTGGGTCATGAACTGCCTCACCGGGTTCGGCGAGGCCGCCCGCATGACGCAGTTCAAGGACAAGATCGCCAAGGGGCAGAACGCCAACGTCGGCCTGTTCGCCTACCCCATGCTCATGGCCGCCGACATCCTCATGTACGACGCCGACCGGGTGCCGGTCGGCGAGGACCAGCGCCAGCACCTCGAGATCACCCGCGACCTCGCTGAGCGGTTCAACACCCGCTTCGGCGAGACCCTGGTCGTGCCCGAGCCGCACATCCTCAGGGAGTCGGCGAAGATCATGGACCTGCAGGACCCGACGTCGAAGATGAGCAAGACCGGGTCCACCGACCGCGGCGTCATCTGGATGATGGACGAGCCCTCCAGGACCGCCAAGAAGATCCGCTCGGCGGTCACCGACACCGAGGCGGAGGTGCGCTACGACGTGGAGGCCAAGCCCGGTGTGTCCAACCTCCTCGTGATCCACAGCGTCCTGTCGGGCACGTCGATCCCCGACCTCGAGCGGCGCTTCGAGGGACACGGCTACGGGGACCTCAAGAAGGAGGTCGCCGAGGTCGCCGTCGAGGCGATCACGCCCTTCCGCACCAGGATGACCGAGCTGCTCGACGACCCGGCCGAGCTCGACCGCGCGGTTGCCGACGGCGCGGACCGGGCCCGCGAGGTCGCCCGGGCCACCATGGACCGCGTGCGCGACCGCGTCGGGCTGCTGCCGGCGGCGCGATAG
- a CDS encoding DeoR/GlpR family DNA-binding transcription regulator — protein MLAGQRRATIVALVAESGAVRVADLVQQLGVSDMTVRRDIEQLAREGLVERVHGGALAVGGRRSEEPGFTAKSTVMTREKEAIAAAAAALVEPGASIGISAGTTTFAFARAVRSVPDLTVVTNSIPVAQLLHESGAPSQTVVLTGGVRTPSDALVGPIAIGALRMLHVDRLFLGVHGMDARAGLTTPNLVEAETNHAMIEMARRLCVLADHTKWGTVGLGTITELTEVDQLVTDSGVSERARATLTDLVGELVVAPALPEAVGTQGRTA, from the coding sequence GTGCTCGCCGGCCAGCGCCGCGCCACCATCGTCGCCCTCGTCGCCGAGTCCGGCGCCGTCCGGGTCGCCGACCTCGTGCAGCAGCTCGGGGTCTCCGACATGACGGTCCGCCGCGACATCGAGCAGCTGGCCCGCGAGGGCCTGGTCGAGCGCGTGCACGGCGGGGCCCTCGCCGTCGGCGGGCGCCGCAGCGAGGAGCCGGGGTTCACCGCGAAGTCAACAGTGATGACCCGCGAGAAGGAGGCCATCGCCGCCGCGGCCGCCGCGCTGGTCGAGCCTGGTGCGTCGATCGGCATCTCGGCCGGCACGACCACGTTTGCGTTCGCACGCGCGGTCCGCTCCGTCCCGGACCTGACGGTGGTCACCAACTCCATCCCGGTGGCGCAGCTGCTCCACGAGTCGGGCGCTCCCAGCCAGACGGTCGTGCTCACCGGAGGCGTGCGCACGCCGTCCGACGCCCTGGTGGGCCCCATTGCCATCGGGGCCCTGCGGATGCTGCACGTCGACCGCCTCTTCCTTGGTGTGCATGGCATGGACGCCCGGGCCGGCCTGACCACCCCGAACCTCGTGGAGGCAGAGACCAACCACGCCATGATCGAGATGGCGCGCCGGCTGTGCGTGCTGGCCGACCACACCAAGTGGGGCACCGTCGGGCTGGGCACCATCACCGAGCTCACCGAGGTCGACCAGCTCGTCACGGACAGCGGCGTCTCCGAGCGGGCCCGCGCCACCCTGACGGACCTCGTGGGCGAGCTCGTCGTCGCGCCGGCGCTGCCGGAGGCGGTCGGGACGCAGGGGCGCACGGCATGA
- the galT gene encoding galactose-1-phosphate uridylyltransferase — MTQTAPTIRRTSRRLADGREILYFDDRTSAPRTAEDTRDLGGRALAGQLRRDPLTGDWVAVAGHRLNRTFLPPENECPLCPTGRGTVPSEIPESDYDVVVFENRFPSFSPHAEEGAATSHGLLEHVPAHGRCEVVCFTSDHDASFSSLPVSRARTVVEAWADRTAELGRQPAVEHVFCFENRGQEIGVTLHHPHGQVYAYPFVPARTQSLLTEARRHHDRTGRLLGADILAAERADGSRMVLEGEHWSAYVPYAARWPVEVHLAPHRDVADLVALNGEERDELAEVYLDLLRRLDRYYPGPNGRPRRLPYIAGWHQAPVHVGRDVSRLHLQVMSVLRAPAKLKYLAGSESGVGGWVNDVPPERIADRLREVDA, encoded by the coding sequence ATGACCCAGACGGCCCCCACGATCCGACGGACCAGCCGACGCCTCGCGGACGGGCGCGAGATCCTCTACTTCGACGACCGCACCTCGGCACCGCGGACGGCGGAGGACACCCGCGACCTCGGCGGACGCGCGCTGGCCGGCCAGCTGCGCCGTGACCCGCTCACCGGCGACTGGGTGGCCGTCGCCGGGCACCGGCTCAACCGCACCTTCCTGCCGCCGGAGAACGAGTGCCCCCTCTGCCCCACCGGCCGCGGGACGGTGCCCTCGGAGATCCCCGAGTCCGACTACGACGTGGTCGTCTTCGAGAACCGCTTCCCCTCATTCTCCCCACACGCCGAGGAGGGTGCCGCCACGTCACACGGGCTCCTCGAGCACGTTCCGGCGCACGGGCGGTGTGAAGTGGTCTGCTTCACCAGTGACCACGACGCGAGCTTCTCGTCGCTGCCGGTCTCCCGAGCCCGCACGGTGGTCGAGGCCTGGGCCGACCGGACGGCGGAGCTCGGTCGGCAGCCGGCGGTCGAGCACGTCTTCTGCTTCGAGAACCGCGGGCAGGAGATCGGCGTGACCCTGCACCACCCGCACGGCCAGGTCTACGCCTACCCGTTCGTCCCGGCCCGCACCCAGTCCCTGCTCACTGAGGCGCGCCGTCACCACGACCGCACCGGCAGACTCCTCGGCGCCGACATCCTCGCCGCGGAGCGCGCCGACGGCTCGCGGATGGTGCTCGAGGGCGAGCACTGGAGCGCCTACGTACCGTATGCCGCACGCTGGCCGGTCGAGGTGCACCTCGCGCCGCACCGCGACGTCGCCGACCTCGTCGCCCTGAACGGGGAGGAGCGCGACGAGCTCGCGGAGGTCTACCTCGACCTGCTGCGACGGCTCGATCGCTACTACCCCGGCCCCAACGGCCGGCCTCGCCGCCTGCCGTACATCGCGGGGTGGCACCAGGCGCCCGTGCACGTCGGGCGTGACGTCTCGCGGCTCCACCTGCAGGTCATGTCGGTGCTGCGCGCGCCCGCCAAGCTCAAGTACCTCGCGGGCTCCGAGTCCGGCGTCGGCGGCTGGGTCAACGACGTGCCGCCGGAGCGCATCGCGGACCGGCTTCGCGAGGTCGATGCGTGA